The stretch of DNA CTATTTGCCTCTGACAGCATACCAGTTGGCTGCCTTGGCGATTACCAGCATATTCATATTCCAAGTATGTGGATTTGCTGGTGTGCACTGTCATTACTGGTTACCACCATTCAAGGCACTGGGTTATTCTTCAAGTGGATTCTAAAGTGTTAAGATCATAATGCCTGCAAACTTTTTAGACAGTGAAGTgaaatcatgttttcattttattttttaaacttacccGTATAGGTAGTAAAAAAAGGCTAGAAGATAAAAAGCTAACTTGCACCATCCTTCTTTCTGACAGTATGCTAGAATGTCTGCATTCATGATCGTTGTAGGGTCATACAGTCCTGGTCCACTCATCACTGGTCTACTCATATACCTGGAACAAATACCATCCATTAGCCACTCAAAAGGGAGCAAACCTTCAGGATGGAAAGGAGAGTTTTCCCCTAATATTTGTTACAAGAGGTGGTCCACACAGGGAAGAACATTTTTAGTTAGAAGTGGAGTTCTTTCCTTTtatcatcttaattttaaaactagagCTCCTAAATGAGCAGAACAAGACAGCTAAACAAGTCACATCTGGTCTCCTCTACACTTGATGGGAAATCCAAGAAAAAGAGGAATacctataaaaaggaaataaaatttttcttttaactttttattttcacataattttagacttacagaaaatgGACATAAACACTTCGACCCAGGCGTTCCAAATGTTCACACTTACCACACTGGCTTTatccttctcttcctcattttATCTCTAAACATGCTCACTTTTTTAAACCATTTCAGAGTCAGCTACAGACGTGATACCATTTTACTCCTAAACTCTTCTTCAgtatttatttcctaaaatcGAGGGCAATGAGATTTTCAtgtctatttaaaagaaaaaattctaactCCACAGAGATCAAATAGACCTTTTAGAAGTTATGAAATATGCATGTTTTTATAAGTAACcaaatttaaaatcataaacatggagaaaaaagttagacacacactatatatatagaTTGATATGAAGTTCAAAGACATGCAAAATTAACCTAAGTTTTTAGAAGTCAGTGCTTCTTCTTGGAAAGAACAGAGGTGACTGACTGGGATGGGGCACAAGGCAACCTCCCAGGGGTTAGAACTGCTGTATGTCTCAATCTGGGGGGTGGTTTCACAGGTATATCAATTCATTGAGCTGTACACTTCAGACTTACACACGTTATTGTATGTAAGttataactcatttttttaaaaacctttaaagagCAATAATGTAAGCTCTTTAAGAGGGATTAAATCAGTTATTTGCTCActcacttgatttttaaaataaataccagctaattttcattttttacttaggTCACTCACATGTAAGATCACCACATTAaccacagcataattaaaatgtaggAAAAGTATCAGAAGTATATCTAAATATTACCTCCAAATATGATATGCCAAGAGGGGCATATTGAGCCCCAGTGTCAGCCACTCTGCTGCACAAAGAAACATGACACAGAAGAAAGCATGGATGAGGTACTCTGGGAGTACGAGCTGGAAGAAAAACACAAGCCAGTTAGTTATCAAAACGCCTGGACAAAAATCAATTGCTAATTTGGAAAGCAGGTGGCAACCAAGTTTCCATAATGAAAAATTACTGTTTTCTTAGAATCAGAGATGAAAGATGCTACCGAGTGTCATTCCCGTATTTAACTTTTTACCAAAGGCAAGATTACAAGCAAACAGATCAGAGAATAGagcttgcattaaaaaaataagataaaacctaaaatttaaaactcaaattCTTAAAGCAATAGGTTATATTATACAAAGTTACCACCCAGATTATTCAGCTATTTGCTAATCAACTGGAATACTTTTTTTCCACCAttcaaaattgataaaaatacaaaagagataTCTGATCACATGCaacatgatatttaaaaaacccacaaaaactcCCCTCAAGAAGTTTACGCATTAGTGTTTTTAAGTCTTTAACAGAAAGCAGGAATGCCATATGTACAGTATTTAACAAATCACATCACATTACCACAGAGTAACTTTTCAATGGAAAGCCAACAGCCAATAACCTCAGCACAGTCAGGGAGGAAAGACCTCTAATACGCACAATGCAAACGACGTGCTTTCTGCAATGTAGGAGGGAAAAGACTGAGTTCTAACCCGTGAAATTGAAACTTCCCCCAGTTCCTGAGCTTCCATTCATTCTTACACGGCCTTCCTGTTTCTTTAAGCCTGCTTTCCAATGAAATGCTACAGACAGGTCAGACCAGTAGAAGAAGCTCAGAATTCAAGAACAAAATCTTTTGATAGTAGGTAGTATTAagtaaggaaaaattaaatcaagcaaattgctttttataaaatGACCAGGAGTTAATGCTTTGCTTTAATTTATCTTTCTCATCCTAAAGATATCAGCCTAATGACTTTGTTAAGTAAAAAAACCAACATcttagtgtcacaggttcgattcccagtcagggtacatgcctgggttgcaggccatgacacccagcaaccgcacattaatgtttctctctctctttctccctcccttccctctctaaaattaaataaataaaatctctaaaaaaaaaaaacccaacatctTTCGTTGCAAGTTGCAGCCAAAGGACTTCCTACAAGTCACAGCTGCAAGGCCAGTTTCTCAACTGTCTGCATCATATCAAATTAAAGTTAATGTTATATGAATCCTCAACATTATCAGATCTTTCCTTAGAGGAAACCATAGCTGCAGAAATAATATAGTTATACTCTGTATTTCAGTCCATTTTCTAAAACTCCCAAATTACTTTTTCCAGTTAAAAGGTATAGAGAAAAGTTTTCAGTAAgtactattttaaatgaaatcccAGTAAAACCAACTAATCCACACCACTAACTAGATATTTTCTACAAACTTAAGTATATACATTTGTAAATAGCACTAACCTGTAAGCCAGCATTTATTTAACATCAAAGTTAAACATCTACAGTCTCTAAACAAGAAAATGTCCATAGGCAATCTTTAAAACTCAATGACTACAACTAGGacaaaccaaagggaaaaaaagacatgttATTAGGAGTTCTACCACAGCTGCTGTTTATAATCCTAGTTTAAATTACAGGACTTTTcttttaagtaaagaaaattaaaattggcCCTCTAAAAGCCAACTGATAcctaacaataaaaattatcatcCAAGTTTTCATCCTACACTTACTGGCTGAGGTACGGGGAGAGAATACTTTTGAAAGCATGATCCCTACTGATCTGAAACGACACAAGTAAGAGTGAAAATAATCTGCAACTCCACCAGTTCTCATTTGAAACAGGTGCCacacccacttcccccctcccAAAAAAGGTCCAAAAACTTTTATTATGCACCTCTCATAAAAACCAGTCCTCTCTGATCATTCTTTAATGACAAAAATTTTCCTGTAAGTGGCACAAAAGTTGTTCCACTTAGGAACTAACATTTAATTTACACAAAAACTAGTGTTCAGAAAACAATACCTCATGCAAATATGGCTGAAATGATAGCACTTAACATGCAAATCATATTCTCCTCTAATTaggtttcacattttttaaaataatggtatttgtcttccctCATACTTTGGCAGAATTgtcaaaacaaatttttaatagGGAAAACTGTCAGATGCACTGCTAAAGCCAATTATCGGCACCCTACCCATGACACAACGCGTGTTTGCAGGAAAACTTCCTTCGCACCCACTGCAGCATTAGGGTGTCCCAAGCACTTCTTTTCTACATGAGAATCTCTTTCCATTAAGAAAAGCCAGCAATCACGGTTTATGTTAAAATGAAATGAGTCCCtcttaaatttataataaattaggaaaatacaaGAGCTTGGGCTTAAAAATAAAGCTCTCTAGGTTCAAACTCAGGCTCTCCCTTagcggtgtgaccttgggctgagTGCTTTCATCTCACTAGGCCTCAGTCTACTCTCCAATTCATGAAAACAACAATACGCACATATGAGAACTGGAGGGCAAAACCCAGGTAAAGATGCTCCGCTCAGAGCCTGGGACCCAGGAAGCCCAGCAGGCACTCATCTGATTCCAGCTATTATCCTCGTcatcatttgtatttttgaagTAATGAAAAGCCAAAGAAGACCGAATACTATTATTCAACAGCTGTGAAAGAAGAAATCTCAGTTTCTAAATGTCTTTGTAACAATTAGTTTCAACAGAATGGTGTCCTCCAATGAGCGTTACTTTCCAATGAGAAGGCGACATCTCATATTTTGTTTCCTAAGAGCAAGGTGACATCTCATATTTTGTTTCCTAAGAGCAGAGGACAGCTAATTAAagttaatacttttaaatgtatCTACTCAAGTCATACTGTGACAGTTCTTTAAAGACCAACTAGAAATCTATTCCATCATTTATATTTATCTgggaaacaacaataaagtagCAAACAAACTTTATAGAAACTTTcaccctttttcatctcatggcatacctgaactaattactaaacttctgcagcacaccaaaaagtatattttttgtcaatctaacaaaataggtataatttttattcattcacagcAGACAGCTATTGTtctattggctgttgtcattttttttttatgacaacccaagggaaaagaggtcggtgccccaactagtcaggtattgcatgttttaaaaattcttgcggcacaccaAATGAAAATCACTGTTATAGactcttttccaaataaaatctcTCTAGCAAGCTAGTGAATGCAGTTTGACACAACTGAAGTCTACACAAGTTCTCATCTTCATGAaggcatttttaaagataaactgtTGTATtctatttctcaaaaatataCCCACCGCTTTCTTACACCTTCCAGTTTCTGACCAGCTAGGTAAAAGTGAACCCCTACAGGCTAAAGAGGAATCTTCCTAAATGAggtaaatgaagtaaaaaatatagaaagaacccTCAAGCACAACAGATCCAAATTATTATTAAACTAGGGCTCAGAATGTAGGTAAGTCAGGTCTGTTTTAGAAATTTAGAGTGGATCTGTATTAGAAATAATTACATAGACATCTGCATACAAATGGTTATCTACAAAATTCTGGCAGGATGAGTGCAGAGATCAGCATCACTGCAAGATTGCAGAGCCTGAGAACAGAGCTATCTACCTAAACAGGCTCTGAATAAATGCAGCTGAAACAGTGAATTAATTCCAGAACAGacataaccaaaaataaaactagacagGGTACTCAAGACTCCCTCACAGTAACAACAGGTAAATATCTCACTGCCTATTAAAGTCATTTTATGTTAACCAACTGTTGAATACTGTACTGAAAATTTAATATAGAAGTGCCTATGgctctaacattttttaaaaatgtataagcatTTAACAGCTTTCCCTACTTGACTGGGCCAGCAAGcatttgcataaaatatgaaatttcatGAAATCATAACCTCAACAGGCATATGAATGAGCACAACAAACAGaacattttacaaatacaaatgCCTAACCCTCCCCATGAAATGAACGTAGCATTaaaacattaaactaaaaagcagTACACACCTTTAATGCAATTTTGACTCTTTTAATCTTTTTGACCTTTTCAACTGTCTTTGGCCGACAATGTAAAAAGCAGATTGGAAGAATGTTAGTACGACAGCTGACAAGATCACCAGCAGATTAATAATAGTCAGAATAGTCAAGCAGGAcaggaaaaagaatattttttaaaagtgcatgtttcaaaaagtacaaatatatCATGCTACTGAGACTACTGGCCATTTTCAAATTATATCATGTTAAAAGCAAAAAGGGctttaaaatctaaagaaaaatccAATACCGTAACTTACAGGATTCAGGGTATTACACTGGTCTATAGGATTCTTGTAATCAGTCTTCAGCTCATCAAATGCTATAatctacaataaaattaaaagagttaGGATCTCTCACTTTAATAAAGAGAAGCAACAGACCTGCCCCATCatcaaataataattgaataaagttaataaaacaaaaggaaaagtgtACCGACATTACATGTGCCATTTACAGCAAAGTCAACATGAACTAATCCAGAACCAGACTCAGATTTAAACTAAAAATACGTTTATATTACCACTAAAATGATCTGACACCACTGTGACAAACACcttcaattttccatttttttctatgcCTCTTCCAAGTTATTCTGACTTGAAATGATCTTCGCCCCACCCACAACTATTTATCAAAATTCCTCTTTATCCTAAAAAAACCTCCTTCCTCTGTCAACTCCTCTCTGCAGGAGATTCCCTTGGGCAGGCCTAAGTGCCTATCTAACTTCCCAACAGCACAGAGCGTTATAATGCTGCCAATATAGTATTCCTTGCATCAGAGAAGAGTACTGATGTACGGGCTGTGTGCCCCTCCAGACTGTGACCCGCAGGATGAAGTGTTAATTATCTGGGCATGCCCCTCCCTTGTCACACTGTTCAGTGGGACGCTAGAGATGGACTCCCATGCTTCAATGTGTTCCCTTTTGTGCCCGAACACATAACATTTCAAAGTCCTGCTTCCATCTGGAAATGCAAGAAATGGTCTCAGAATAGAGAAACACCAGGGGTTACTCAACACCATGGCCAGACCACCACGCACAGGACTGCGGTTTCTACACAGGACAACAGGCCACATGGGGTCTCCGAGCCAGCCCAGGCTCCTGCTGCCAAGCACCCTGGCACGGGCTCTGCACCCAGAAACTCTGTCTGTTCAGGAGGGAGGATTCTTCTGCCCCAAGAGGCATCTTGTTCCCATTCACCTACAGGCACCATACAGGCAAGAGTAGAGCCCCGTTCAAGGCCACTATAAAGGTGATCAGTCTGACCTCCTTGCAAGTCCTATGCACATTCCTACCAGAGGTGGGTCATTTCATCCGGTCACCAAACCAAAGACTGAGTAAGGGTAAGCCCAGATAAGACAAGTTTCTCACATGAGTGAAACAGTTACAAATGTGATAAGAGGAGAGAGACTGCACCCACTTAAAATACAAGGCAAAAATGCTTTTGTCCAGACTTGAGAAATGAGGCTTTAACAAGCAAGGTCACTAAACAAAGAGCTTCAAAATGTACTAAAATATCAAAATAGGGGCAAGGTACCGTTgtggtattaaaataaaaagccaaaggcACCAAGTATATGGGGAAGGTTTTTTAGTTGCTACCACTAGTCACCTGGGGGACATAGAACCTAATCCACCCTCCCTCTTGTGGGTTACAAATAGCATCTTTATTATGTGTGATGGTGTTACTCGATATTACCAGTAACCAATGGAGTCATATATTTCTAGATTTTAACATGCTGTTTGATTTCCCTATTAAGGttctgagcttcagaaaaaaatgagtttttctttaattaca from Phyllostomus discolor isolate MPI-MPIP mPhyDis1 chromosome 1, mPhyDis1.pri.v3, whole genome shotgun sequence encodes:
- the CNIH1 gene encoding protein cornichon homolog 1, encoding MAFTFAAFCYMLALLLTAALIFFAIWHIIAFDELKTDYKNPIDQCNTLNPLVLPEYLIHAFFCVMFLCAAEWLTLGLNMPLLAYHIWRYMSRPVMSGPGLYDPTTIMNADILAYCQKEGWCKLAFYLLAFFYYLYGMIYVLVSS